The DNA region CTGCTCAAAAACGCGCTTAGGAAAATTTCTCAGAGGTACGTTTGGCTTAGGGGAGGAGGGTATATCGTCATAGATGAAACGGAAGCTATGACTGTTATAGACGTAAACAGTGGGGACCCGTGCGGAGACACCCAAGAAGAGAACGCTTTAAAAACAAACTTGGAAGCTGCTGAAGAGATAGCAAAACAGATCGTGTTAAGAGACCTTGGCGGAATAATAATGATAGATTTTATAGACATGAAAAGTCAAGAAAATAAAGATAAAGTTATGAACGCTCTAAAGGAAGCTCTTAGAGATGATCTTTGCAACGTGCAGATCTACGGATTTACCAAGTTGGGTGTTTTAGAGATGGCAAGGAAAAGGGCAGGGAAAAGTGTGCCAGAGCTTCTCTTTGAAAAGTGTCCCCTATGTAGCGGATTGGGCAAAGTTAAAGGCAATGCCCTTTACTCTTTTGAGCTTAGTTTGGAAATACAAAACTATCCCGCTGGGTTCTTAGAGATCTTCGTGCCAAAAGGCAGGAAAAGGGCAGTAGAAGAATCCATTAAGGGTTTGGATAACGTAAAAGTGGTTGAAAAGGAAGATTTAGATTACAATAACTATGAGGTAAGGTATGAAAGATAAATGGCTGACCTTTTTTCTTGGTCTCCTTTTGGTTTTTTCTTGCGCAAAAGTAACGGAAGAAAAAAGGGCCCAATTGGCAGTAGAGTCTTACACAGAAGGTATGCGCGCCTTTGCCAACAGGGATTACAAAAAAGCCACAGAAAAATTAAAAGAATCTCTAAAGTATATTGAGAACCTCACGCCATCGCAGATAAAAGAAATCAAGATGGTTTTAGGCGAGAGTTATTACCTGAGTAAAAATTACATAAACGCCATTGTCTATCTGGAAGACTTCCTTTTTAGCTATCCAGAAGCAAGGGAATCGGAAAAGGTATATTATTTGCTTATAGATAGCTACATGAAGGTGGCACCGGATGCTTATAGAGACCAAAGCTACACCTACATAGCCATAGAAAAGGCAAAGGACTTTTTAAACAAGTATCCAGAAAGCCCCTATAAGGATAAGGTCTTAGAAATTATAGAAAAAGCTGAGAAAAAGCTGGCAGATCATGAATACCTGATCGGTAAGTTTTACGAAGATTACGGTTTTTACTACTCTGCTTCCCTAAGATACAGAGACCTACTCATAAATTACCCCGAGCAAATCTCTCAGGCGGATGTTTTATATAGGTACATAAAGTCCTTGCTTTTGGTGGAAAGACAAGCTGAAAAAAGGAAGAAAGCTTACAAAAGTTGGTTAGAAGAGGCGAAAAAGAGTCTGAAAGAGGCAAAAACAGATGAAGACAAAAAAGCTGTAGAAAAAAGGATAGCTTTTCTTGAAGAACAGATCAATAGGTGGAATGGTCTGGCAAAAAGTAGTAAAGAAGAGGGCATAAGGCTGATGCAGAGATACAAAGAGCTTTATGGAGAAAATAACTATTACAGAGAATTGGAAAAGCTTACTAAGAGGTAATGGAATTACATAAAAAAATCGTAAATTTACTCGAAGAAAAAAAAGCAGAGGATATAGTTATTTTGGATGTTTCCGAGCTTACCAACATTGCAGATTACTTTATAATAGCAACCGCTAACTCTGCGATTCACGCAAGAGCCCTTGCGGAATACATCACAGAAACCTTAGAAAAGGAAGGGATAGCTCCGCTTCATGTGGAAGGTTTGGAAAATGCTAACTGGATTCTCTTGGATTTTGTAGATATAATAGTGCATATTTTCCAAAAGGAGTGGAGAGAGTATTATGACCTTGAATGGCTTTATTCTACTGCAAAGAGGGTAGAGGTATGAGGATCGTTAAACTGCTGTTTGCTCTATTGCTGATTGGTTCTTTTCTGGTTTTTGTTGCCCAAAACTCCATCTTAGTAGAAGTTTCTTTTTTTAATTACAGGGGATACACCCCAGTTTTTGTCCTTGTGCTCATCAGTGCTCTCATAGGCTTTCTGATAGCCTTCCTTTATTTCTTTCCAAGGGAAAT from Thermocrinis sp. includes:
- the bamD gene encoding outer membrane protein assembly factor BamD — protein: MKDKWLTFFLGLLLVFSCAKVTEEKRAQLAVESYTEGMRAFANRDYKKATEKLKESLKYIENLTPSQIKEIKMVLGESYYLSKNYINAIVYLEDFLFSYPEARESEKVYYLLIDSYMKVAPDAYRDQSYTYIAIEKAKDFLNKYPESPYKDKVLEIIEKAEKKLADHEYLIGKFYEDYGFYYSASLRYRDLLINYPEQISQADVLYRYIKSLLLVERQAEKRKKAYKSWLEEAKKSLKEAKTDEDKKAVEKRIAFLEEQINRWNGLAKSSKEEGIRLMQRYKELYGENNYYRELEKLTKR
- the rsfS gene encoding ribosome silencing factor, with product MELHKKIVNLLEEKKAEDIVILDVSELTNIADYFIIATANSAIHARALAEYITETLEKEGIAPLHVEGLENANWILLDFVDIIVHIFQKEWREYYDLEWLYSTAKRVEV